A window of Thalassophryne amazonica chromosome 21, fThaAma1.1, whole genome shotgun sequence contains these coding sequences:
- the max gene encoding protein max isoform X4, with translation MSDNDDIEVDSDADKRAHHNALERKRRDHIKDSFHSLRDSVPALQGEKQSTKQASRAQILDKATEYIQYMRRKNHTHQQDIDDLKRQNALLEQQVRALEKVKGSAQLQANYPSSDSSLYTNPKGSAVSAFDGGSDSSSESESEEPPNRKKLRVEAI, from the exons ATGAGTGATAACGATGACATCGAAGTCGATAGTGAC GCAGACAAACGGGCACACCACAACGCACTGGAGCGCAAACGTAGGGATCACATCAAAGACAGCTTTCACAGCCTGCGTGACTCTGTCCCCGCCCTTCAGGGAGAAAAG CAGTCTACCAAACAGGCGTCTCGAGCTCAAATCCTAGACAAAGCCACAGAATACATCCAGTACATGAGACGGAAAAACCACACCCACCAGCAGGACATTGATGACCTCAAGAGGCAAAACGCGCTGCTGGAGCAGCAAG TCCGTGCTCTGGAGAAGGTGAAAGGCTCCGCCCAGCTCCAGGCCAACTACCCGTCATCCGACAGCAGCCTGTACACCAACCCCAAAGGCAGCGCCGTGTCGGCGTTCGACGGAGGCTCAGACTCCAGCTCTGAGTCGGAGTCCGAGGAGCCCCCAAACAGGAAGAAGCTTCGTGTGGAGGCCATCTAG
- the max gene encoding protein max isoform X3 gives MSDNDDIEVDSDEESPRYHSVADKRAHHNALERKRRDHIKDSFHSLRDSVPALQGEKASRAQILDKATEYIQYMRRKNHTHQQDIDDLKRQNALLEQQVRALEKVKGSAQLQANYPSSDSSLYTNPKGSAVSAFDGGSDSSSESESEEPPNRKKLRVEAI, from the exons ATGAGTGATAACGATGACATCGAAGTCGATAGTGAC GAAGAATCACCGAGATATCACTCTGTG GCAGACAAACGGGCACACCACAACGCACTGGAGCGCAAACGTAGGGATCACATCAAAGACAGCTTTCACAGCCTGCGTGACTCTGTCCCCGCCCTTCAGGGAGAAAAG GCGTCTCGAGCTCAAATCCTAGACAAAGCCACAGAATACATCCAGTACATGAGACGGAAAAACCACACCCACCAGCAGGACATTGATGACCTCAAGAGGCAAAACGCGCTGCTGGAGCAGCAAG TCCGTGCTCTGGAGAAGGTGAAAGGCTCCGCCCAGCTCCAGGCCAACTACCCGTCATCCGACAGCAGCCTGTACACCAACCCCAAAGGCAGCGCCGTGTCGGCGTTCGACGGAGGCTCAGACTCCAGCTCTGAGTCGGAGTCCGAGGAGCCCCCAAACAGGAAGAAGCTTCGTGTGGAGGCCATCTAG
- the max gene encoding protein max isoform X2: protein MSDNDDIEVDSDEESPRYHSVADKRAHHNALERKRRDHIKDSFHSLRDSVPALQGEKQSTKQASRAQILDKATEYIQYMRRKNHTHQQDIDDLKRQNALLEQQVLCKGFRSSRPFDSPCSGEGERLRPAPGQLPVIRQQPVHQPQRQRRVGVRRRLRLQL from the exons ATGAGTGATAACGATGACATCGAAGTCGATAGTGAC GAAGAATCACCGAGATATCACTCTGTG GCAGACAAACGGGCACACCACAACGCACTGGAGCGCAAACGTAGGGATCACATCAAAGACAGCTTTCACAGCCTGCGTGACTCTGTCCCCGCCCTTCAGGGAGAAAAG CAGTCTACCAAACAGGCGTCTCGAGCTCAAATCCTAGACAAAGCCACAGAATACATCCAGTACATGAGACGGAAAAACCACACCCACCAGCAGGACATTGATGACCTCAAGAGGCAAAACGCGCTGCTGGAGCAGCAAG tgctgtgcaaaggttttaggtcCTCCAGACCTTTTGATAG TCCGTGCTCTGGAGAAGGTGAAAGGCTCCGCCCAGCTCCAGGCCAACTACCCGTCATCCGACAGCAGCCTGTACACCAACCCCAAAGGCAGCGCCGTGTCGGCGTTCGACGGAGGCTCAGACTCCAGCTCTGA
- the max gene encoding protein max isoform X1 encodes MSDNDDIEVDSDEESPRYHSVADKRAHHNALERKRRDHIKDSFHSLRDSVPALQGEKQSTKQASRAQILDKATEYIQYMRRKNHTHQQDIDDLKRQNALLEQQVRALEKVKGSAQLQANYPSSDSSLYTNPKGSAVSAFDGGSDSSSESESEEPPNRKKLRVEAI; translated from the exons ATGAGTGATAACGATGACATCGAAGTCGATAGTGAC GAAGAATCACCGAGATATCACTCTGTG GCAGACAAACGGGCACACCACAACGCACTGGAGCGCAAACGTAGGGATCACATCAAAGACAGCTTTCACAGCCTGCGTGACTCTGTCCCCGCCCTTCAGGGAGAAAAG CAGTCTACCAAACAGGCGTCTCGAGCTCAAATCCTAGACAAAGCCACAGAATACATCCAGTACATGAGACGGAAAAACCACACCCACCAGCAGGACATTGATGACCTCAAGAGGCAAAACGCGCTGCTGGAGCAGCAAG TCCGTGCTCTGGAGAAGGTGAAAGGCTCCGCCCAGCTCCAGGCCAACTACCCGTCATCCGACAGCAGCCTGTACACCAACCCCAAAGGCAGCGCCGTGTCGGCGTTCGACGGAGGCTCAGACTCCAGCTCTGAGTCGGAGTCCGAGGAGCCCCCAAACAGGAAGAAGCTTCGTGTGGAGGCCATCTAG
- the max gene encoding protein max isoform X5, whose protein sequence is MSDNDDIEVDSDADKRAHHNALERKRRDHIKDSFHSLRDSVPALQGEKASRAQILDKATEYIQYMRRKNHTHQQDIDDLKRQNALLEQQVRALEKVKGSAQLQANYPSSDSSLYTNPKGSAVSAFDGGSDSSSESESEEPPNRKKLRVEAI, encoded by the exons ATGAGTGATAACGATGACATCGAAGTCGATAGTGAC GCAGACAAACGGGCACACCACAACGCACTGGAGCGCAAACGTAGGGATCACATCAAAGACAGCTTTCACAGCCTGCGTGACTCTGTCCCCGCCCTTCAGGGAGAAAAG GCGTCTCGAGCTCAAATCCTAGACAAAGCCACAGAATACATCCAGTACATGAGACGGAAAAACCACACCCACCAGCAGGACATTGATGACCTCAAGAGGCAAAACGCGCTGCTGGAGCAGCAAG TCCGTGCTCTGGAGAAGGTGAAAGGCTCCGCCCAGCTCCAGGCCAACTACCCGTCATCCGACAGCAGCCTGTACACCAACCCCAAAGGCAGCGCCGTGTCGGCGTTCGACGGAGGCTCAGACTCCAGCTCTGAGTCGGAGTCCGAGGAGCCCCCAAACAGGAAGAAGCTTCGTGTGGAGGCCATCTAG